The following proteins come from a genomic window of Pirellula staleyi DSM 6068:
- a CDS encoding NADH-quinone oxidoreductase subunit N — protein sequence MFVETQTIAALGPEILLIIAATAIFIGGAFSPSRAWWTIVALVSYVAAAGILATYGSPWTAGTLLTGPLAIDPTSLAFRWLALLVGICFTLIASKLANTRLASEFLGTLMMLVVGVMIVSSANELVLLFLGLELISVPTYVLLFLGRRDAASAEATMKYFFLSILASALMLYGMSFLYGLGETTLITSGSMEFKGIRETLLATSAADEKPAILALLPLALVLILAGLGFKLAAAPFQFYAPDVYQGTTNANAGLLAVAPKVAGIIGLVRLVLIAMPIAAEFAWQLALVLAIVTMTIGNVCALWQKDFRRLMAYSSIAHTGYLLIGLAAAAASIALPESKSSGGIAAMLFYVIVYAVASMGTFAAVAYLGSEKKEVRSVDELAGLYKSQPIVAGVIAVFMFSLAGIPPLAGFWGKLTLFSSAIEFAAGDAGIAASRWFTLLAIAGALNAAIAAAYYLRVISVMFFQPQTTAPAAAGGSGALLASLLCAAIVLFSGTLPGGLVSLSGAAEKQIAKPDYVPIVSPIQAEKSTPATPATEAAPQTAAR from the coding sequence GTGTTCGTTGAAACGCAAACCATTGCCGCACTCGGCCCTGAAATTCTGCTGATCATCGCTGCTACAGCGATCTTCATCGGCGGCGCGTTCTCCCCCAGCCGTGCCTGGTGGACGATCGTTGCGCTGGTCAGCTACGTGGCCGCTGCCGGGATCTTGGCGACCTACGGAAGCCCGTGGACAGCAGGAACCCTCCTGACCGGACCACTCGCCATCGACCCCACCAGCCTCGCCTTCCGCTGGCTCGCCCTCTTGGTGGGAATTTGCTTCACCCTCATCGCGTCGAAACTAGCCAACACCCGCTTGGCGAGCGAGTTCCTCGGCACGCTCATGATGCTGGTCGTGGGGGTGATGATCGTTTCGTCGGCCAACGAACTAGTGCTCCTCTTTCTTGGCCTCGAACTCATCTCCGTACCAACCTACGTGCTGCTGTTCCTCGGTCGTCGCGATGCAGCGTCGGCTGAAGCAACGATGAAGTACTTTTTCCTCAGCATCCTCGCCTCGGCGCTGATGCTCTACGGCATGAGTTTCCTTTACGGCCTCGGCGAAACGACCCTCATCACCAGCGGCTCGATGGAATTCAAAGGGATTCGCGAAACGCTGCTGGCTACCTCTGCCGCCGACGAAAAGCCAGCGATTCTCGCACTGCTGCCACTCGCGCTGGTGCTGATTCTCGCTGGCCTTGGTTTCAAACTGGCAGCAGCTCCGTTTCAGTTCTACGCCCCCGACGTTTATCAAGGGACCACCAACGCCAACGCTGGTCTGCTGGCTGTGGCGCCGAAAGTGGCTGGCATTATCGGACTGGTTCGACTCGTCCTGATCGCCATGCCAATCGCAGCCGAGTTCGCTTGGCAACTCGCCCTGGTGCTCGCCATCGTCACCATGACAATCGGCAACGTCTGTGCTCTGTGGCAGAAAGATTTCCGCCGCCTGATGGCCTACTCGTCGATTGCTCACACCGGCTACCTACTGATCGGTCTGGCTGCTGCAGCCGCTTCGATTGCTCTGCCCGAAAGCAAATCGTCGGGTGGCATCGCCGCGATGCTGTTCTACGTCATCGTCTACGCTGTCGCTTCGATGGGAACCTTCGCAGCTGTTGCCTACCTCGGTAGCGAAAAGAAAGAAGTCCGCTCGGTCGATGAACTCGCCGGACTCTACAAATCGCAGCCGATTGTCGCCGGCGTGATTGCCGTCTTCATGTTCTCGCTCGCAGGCATTCCGCCACTGGCAGGATTTTGGGGCAAGCTCACCCTCTTCAGTTCGGCCATCGAGTTTGCCGCTGGCGATGCCGGTATCGCTGCCAGTCGCTGGTTCACCCTCTTGGCGATTGCCGGTGCTCTCAACGCGGCGATTGCTGCAGCCTACTACCTGCGGGTCATCTCGGTGATGTTCTTTCAGCCGCAAACCACAGCTCCTGCCGCTGCTGGTGGAAGTGGTGCTCTGTTGGCGTCGCTGCTGTGTGCCGCGATCGTTCTCTTCAGTGGAACTTTGCCGGGGGGACTCGTTTCGCTCTCGGGTGCCGCCGAGAAGCAGATCGCTAAGCCCGATTATGTCCCCATCGTCTCGCCGATCCAGGCCGAGAAGAGCACTCCCGCGACACCTGCCACCGAAGCCGCGCCACAAACTGCAGCTCGGTAG
- a CDS encoding NADH-quinone oxidoreductase subunit M: MTSLFITTVFLPLAGAILMWILAPLGKNAVRFGALGVTLATLVCTAIVVASFPADGAKGAEFCTVDWPWLAQSGSLLDIRFSLALDGLGLWMFGLSALLMVTAVLVSWEAIKEREALFFGMLLLLEFGCLGVFTARDLILFYVFFEFTLIPLFFLIGIWGSEDRKYAASKFFLYTLAGSLLTFLGLLVIVVWCYQQEGVGKLVFSIPELTATLRDAPLPPAWQLAVFIALFAGFAIKVPLFPLHTWLPLAHVQAPTAGSVILAGVLLKIGVYGFLRFSVPMLPDATVTCMPYLLWLSVIGIIYGALVALAQGDMKRLIAYSSVSHLGYCTLGLFALNPLGVQGSVLQMVNHGLSTGGLFAVIGMLYERYHTREIKQLGGLARQTPWLSFFMLIFTFSSIGLPGLNGFPGEFMILLGMFQRAWAQSSVENFSQLMTIAVLAVTGVVLGAWYMLWLVQHVFFGPLKEPADDHGHAPVAVAASQGHDSHSHNGHGHGHDDHGTGSTVPDLKWREFFALAPLCVFVLWIGLRPGDFLSRMQPTLTQATQLASDKLASQTEATLEVPAAEKAAACLTVPSSADSPKDSSPDSATDERVEKLTSVR; this comes from the coding sequence ATGACCAGCTTGTTCATCACCACTGTTTTCCTGCCACTTGCGGGCGCGATCCTGATGTGGATCCTCGCCCCCTTGGGCAAAAACGCCGTGCGCTTCGGTGCCTTGGGCGTCACGCTCGCGACGCTCGTGTGCACTGCGATTGTCGTCGCCAGCTTTCCCGCCGATGGGGCGAAAGGGGCCGAGTTTTGCACCGTCGATTGGCCCTGGCTCGCCCAGTCGGGCAGCTTGCTCGATATCCGCTTCAGCCTCGCGCTCGATGGTCTCGGGCTCTGGATGTTCGGCCTCAGCGCACTGCTGATGGTCACCGCCGTCCTGGTCAGCTGGGAAGCGATTAAAGAACGCGAAGCGTTGTTCTTCGGCATGCTCCTGCTGCTTGAGTTCGGCTGTCTCGGTGTCTTCACCGCGCGCGATTTGATTCTGTTCTACGTCTTCTTCGAGTTCACGCTCATTCCGCTCTTCTTCCTCATCGGTATTTGGGGAAGCGAAGATCGAAAGTACGCCGCGAGCAAGTTTTTCCTCTACACGCTCGCTGGCAGCTTGCTCACGTTCCTCGGTCTCTTGGTGATCGTGGTCTGGTGCTACCAGCAAGAGGGCGTGGGGAAACTGGTCTTCTCGATTCCCGAACTCACAGCCACCTTGCGCGATGCGCCGCTGCCACCCGCCTGGCAGTTGGCTGTGTTCATTGCCCTGTTTGCTGGCTTTGCGATTAAGGTGCCACTCTTCCCGCTCCACACGTGGCTGCCACTCGCGCACGTGCAAGCGCCGACGGCAGGCTCGGTGATTCTCGCCGGCGTTCTGCTGAAAATTGGTGTCTACGGATTCTTACGCTTCAGCGTGCCGATGCTCCCCGATGCTACCGTCACGTGCATGCCCTACCTCCTCTGGCTGAGCGTGATCGGCATCATCTACGGAGCGCTTGTGGCGCTCGCTCAAGGGGATATGAAACGTCTGATTGCCTACTCGTCGGTCAGCCACTTGGGCTACTGCACGCTGGGACTCTTCGCGCTCAACCCGCTGGGTGTGCAAGGAAGTGTGCTACAGATGGTGAACCATGGTCTCTCGACGGGCGGCCTTTTCGCTGTCATCGGCATGCTCTACGAGCGCTATCACACACGCGAAATCAAACAGCTCGGCGGACTTGCTCGCCAAACTCCGTGGCTCTCGTTCTTCATGCTCATCTTCACGTTCTCGAGCATCGGTCTGCCGGGGCTCAACGGTTTCCCTGGCGAATTCATGATCCTGCTCGGTATGTTCCAGCGTGCTTGGGCTCAGTCGAGTGTCGAGAACTTCTCGCAGCTGATGACCATCGCCGTCCTTGCCGTCACCGGTGTGGTGCTGGGAGCCTGGTACATGCTGTGGCTCGTGCAGCATGTCTTTTTCGGTCCGCTGAAGGAACCTGCTGACGATCATGGTCATGCACCAGTAGCTGTCGCTGCTTCGCAGGGTCACGATAGTCATTCGCATAACGGACACGGACATGGCCACGACGATCATGGCACGGGCTCGACCGTTCCCGATCTCAAATGGCGTGAGTTTTTTGCTCTCGCCCCGCTCTGCGTTTTTGTGCTGTGGATTGGTCTTCGTCCGGGAGATTTCCTCTCCCGCATGCAGCCCACTCTGACGCAGGCGACTCAACTAGCTTCCGATAAACTCGCGAGCCAGACCGAAGCGACCCTCGAAGTGCCCGCCGCAGAGAAGGCAGCTGCCTGCCTGACCGTTCCAAGTTCGGCTGATTCGCCAAAAGATTCGTCGCCAGATTCGGCAACTGACGAGCGTGTGGAGAAACTTACCAGTGTTCGTTGA
- a CDS encoding sigma-54-dependent Fis family transcriptional regulator — translation MPRKPSLSRTLLKLIHDATSPLYVLDASRKIIFVSPALETLLAITAEQIVGLRADYSTAADGILGVAASLALPPQPHAERLKLSLLTTTGQLHPRMATASQLMLPSGIAATLVVVEATDTAIDETLASRAGSGELTSDQLHQLLATLRQSQLGRYHTDKLIGNSVAISRVREQIALAAKSHSRVLVTGSEGTGREHVARTIHLARDWKNIPLPIVDCAVMDAELLQSTLTGIISRHLAREAASGESASKNIPPTALLLGVDKLKSDAQQELASFLLLPGVNLLTLATSRYSLQKLAQKGKFRRDLAFALSTLTIALPPLKSRLEDLPLLAHWFVEQENLSRASQLSGVAPAAIELLAASSWTGNIEELAQVIREGCARATGRELTAADLPDRVHLAAGVLKHPPREVAKIVLDDFLADVEKQLLERALRESRNNKSRAAELLGISRARLLRRLAQLGLAPATAADIAADEPVIFEPLPDSPS, via the coding sequence ATGCCGCGAAAACCGTCACTCTCGCGAACGCTCCTCAAGCTGATTCACGACGCGACCTCTCCGCTTTACGTCTTGGATGCATCGCGAAAAATCATCTTCGTCTCGCCAGCGCTCGAAACACTCCTGGCAATCACCGCCGAGCAGATTGTCGGATTGCGAGCCGACTACAGCACCGCCGCCGATGGCATTTTGGGAGTCGCTGCGTCGCTCGCGCTCCCCCCTCAGCCGCACGCCGAGCGGCTCAAACTTTCGCTCCTCACGACGACCGGCCAATTGCATCCCCGCATGGCGACTGCCTCGCAGTTGATGCTTCCTAGCGGCATAGCCGCCACGCTGGTGGTGGTCGAAGCAACCGACACCGCTATCGATGAAACACTTGCCTCGCGCGCCGGTTCGGGGGAACTGACTTCGGATCAGCTGCACCAGCTTTTGGCGACCCTTCGTCAATCGCAGCTTGGTCGCTATCACACCGATAAGCTGATTGGCAACAGCGTGGCGATCAGCCGCGTGCGCGAGCAGATCGCTCTGGCTGCGAAGTCGCATTCGCGCGTGCTGGTGACTGGAAGCGAGGGGACCGGGCGCGAGCATGTCGCGCGCACGATTCACCTGGCTCGCGACTGGAAAAACATTCCGCTGCCGATTGTCGACTGCGCGGTGATGGATGCCGAACTGCTGCAAAGTACGTTGACCGGCATCATCTCGCGGCACTTAGCGCGCGAAGCAGCATCCGGCGAGAGCGCGAGTAAGAACATCCCGCCGACGGCGCTGCTCCTCGGGGTCGATAAGCTGAAGTCCGATGCCCAGCAAGAGCTCGCCAGCTTTCTGCTGCTTCCGGGGGTGAACTTGCTCACGCTGGCGACGAGTCGCTACTCGCTCCAAAAACTAGCGCAAAAAGGGAAGTTCCGCCGCGATTTGGCGTTCGCCCTCAGCACTCTCACCATTGCGCTCCCGCCGCTGAAATCGCGACTCGAAGACCTGCCGCTCCTGGCTCACTGGTTTGTCGAGCAAGAGAATCTGTCGCGTGCATCGCAGCTCTCGGGAGTTGCGCCCGCTGCGATCGAACTGCTCGCAGCCTCTTCCTGGACTGGCAATATCGAAGAGCTTGCACAAGTGATTCGCGAAGGATGTGCGCGGGCCACGGGCCGAGAGCTAACCGCGGCCGATCTCCCCGACCGGGTCCATTTGGCAGCGGGTGTTTTGAAACATCCGCCGCGCGAGGTGGCCAAGATTGTGCTCGACGATTTTCTGGCTGATGTCGAGAAGCAACTCCTCGAGCGTGCTCTGCGCGAGTCGCGTAACAACAAAAGCCGCGCCGCCGAGCTGCTGGGGATTAGTCGCGCGCGTTTGTTGCGCCGACTTGCGCAGTTGGGACTCGCCCCAGCCACTGCTGCCGATATTGCTGCCGACGAGCCGGTGATTTTCGAACCACTTCCCGATAGCCCATCGTGA
- a CDS encoding site-2 protease family protein, producing MLIAEPGQTPYDLHFSIFGFPVRIHPFFWLVALIFGIDGDGTFDGTEIVIWIAVMFLSILVHELGHAFAFRRFGIESSVVLYALGGVAVPDGGGSRNVWKSYKPTTHLSPQQQILVSLAGPAAGFGLAAITILVMLAAGGNIHVFYGTLGIPLVFASHATASALSGAVNSLLWLNIIWGLVNLLPIYPLDGGQVARQLFLLYDHRDGFVRSVKLSLFVAVAVAVFGALVMRDMWMTMMFASLAYSSYQILQQLGGYRGPW from the coding sequence GTGCTGATTGCTGAACCAGGACAAACACCGTACGACCTGCACTTCTCGATCTTTGGGTTTCCAGTTCGGATTCATCCCTTCTTCTGGCTCGTCGCCCTCATCTTCGGGATCGATGGGGACGGAACGTTCGATGGCACCGAGATCGTGATCTGGATCGCCGTGATGTTCCTCTCGATCCTGGTGCACGAACTGGGACACGCCTTTGCGTTCCGCCGTTTCGGGATCGAATCATCGGTGGTGCTTTATGCGCTCGGTGGTGTCGCGGTTCCCGATGGTGGGGGATCGCGGAACGTTTGGAAAAGCTACAAACCTACCACCCATCTTTCGCCCCAGCAGCAGATTTTGGTTTCTCTTGCGGGCCCGGCTGCCGGTTTTGGCCTCGCCGCCATCACGATCCTGGTGATGCTCGCCGCAGGCGGAAATATTCATGTGTTCTATGGAACGCTGGGAATTCCGCTGGTTTTTGCCAGTCACGCGACAGCCAGCGCTTTGTCGGGTGCAGTCAACAGCCTGCTGTGGCTCAACATCATCTGGGGGCTCGTGAATCTGCTGCCGATCTATCCGCTCGATGGTGGTCAGGTGGCTCGTCAGCTGTTTCTGCTCTACGACCATCGCGATGGCTTCGTCCGTTCGGTCAAGCTGAGCCTGTTTGTGGCGGTAGCAGTCGCCGTGTTTGGCGCTCTCGTGATGCGCGACATGTGGATGACGATGATGTTCGCTTCTCTGGCTTACTCAAGTTATCAAATTTTGCAGCAACTCGGTGGGTATCGGGGTCCCTGGTGA
- a CDS encoding Mrp/NBP35 family ATP-binding protein translates to MPLDVAAVTSVVSQFKDPETGRPALPMQQIRDIVVSGSKVSLTLALTTHSAAIKNEVAENLKDLVRAQLPEATDVHVNLAIHERPPVAIGTIALKAKSVIAVGSGKGGVGKSTIAASIALGLARAGSKVGLMDADVYGPSIPQLLGLDGKLEPVDGKIKPIYSGSIPVVSMGFLVPKGEAVVWRGPMLHGAITQFLRDVNWGDLDYLIIDMPPGTGDIALTLSQLLPLTGSVVVCTPQEVALLDAVKAIAMFRKVNIPVLGMVENMSGFICPDTMKRWDIFGHGGARTKAEELSVPFLGEVPLNMQIRIAGDDGKTLGNFDDPIVAPYLSKIVATMVRNLASAAAVKPPVMQLPVLG, encoded by the coding sequence ATGCCTCTCGATGTCGCCGCCGTTACCTCGGTCGTTAGTCAGTTCAAAGACCCCGAAACTGGCCGCCCTGCACTACCGATGCAGCAGATTCGCGACATCGTGGTGAGTGGCAGCAAGGTCTCGCTCACCCTCGCGCTCACAACTCACTCGGCAGCCATCAAAAACGAAGTCGCCGAGAATCTGAAGGACCTCGTTCGCGCGCAGTTGCCCGAAGCGACCGACGTGCACGTGAATCTGGCGATCCACGAGCGTCCACCGGTGGCGATTGGTACGATCGCCCTAAAAGCAAAGAGCGTGATCGCTGTCGGCAGCGGAAAGGGTGGCGTGGGAAAGAGCACCATCGCGGCCTCGATCGCTTTGGGACTGGCTCGCGCCGGTTCGAAGGTGGGTCTGATGGATGCCGATGTCTACGGGCCCAGCATTCCGCAATTGCTGGGGCTCGATGGCAAGCTCGAACCGGTCGATGGCAAGATCAAGCCGATCTATAGTGGCTCGATTCCGGTGGTCTCGATGGGCTTCCTTGTTCCCAAGGGTGAAGCGGTGGTATGGCGCGGACCGATGCTCCACGGCGCCATCACGCAGTTCCTCCGCGATGTGAACTGGGGCGATCTCGATTACCTGATCATCGACATGCCACCCGGCACTGGCGACATTGCCCTCACCCTTTCGCAGCTGTTGCCGCTGACTGGCTCGGTTGTCGTTTGCACGCCGCAAGAGGTCGCGCTGCTCGATGCCGTGAAAGCGATTGCAATGTTCCGCAAGGTCAACATTCCCGTGCTCGGCATGGTCGAGAACATGAGCGGTTTCATCTGTCCCGATACGATGAAGCGGTGGGACATCTTTGGTCATGGTGGTGCCCGCACGAAGGCGGAAGAGCTGAGCGTGCCGTTCCTCGGCGAAGTGCCGCTGAACATGCAGATTCGTATCGCCGGCGACGATGGCAAAACGCTCGGCAACTTCGACGACCCGATCGTCGCTCCCTACCTCTCGAAGATCGTCGCCACGATGGTCCGCAATCTGGCCAGTGCCGCCGCCGTGAAGCCGCCGGTCATGCAACTCCCCGTGCTGGGCTAA